A DNA window from Ovis aries strain OAR_USU_Benz2616 breed Rambouillet chromosome 7, ARS-UI_Ramb_v3.0, whole genome shotgun sequence contains the following coding sequences:
- the LOC101103726 gene encoding peroxisomal succinyl-coenzyme A thioesterase isoform X2 — protein sequence MLQHTQIKGPRIGLLGISLGADICLSMASFLKNISATVSINGSGFSGHRVVYYKDINIPPLGHDLRRVKVAFSGLLDIVDIRNDIIGGCENPCMIPIEKAQGPILFIVGQDDHNWRSELYAQIASERLQAHGKEKPRIISYPGTGHYIEPPYFPMCPASLHKLLDKPVMWGGEPRAHSKAQVDAWKQILTFFTKHLGPSPKL from the exons ATGCTTCAACACACCCAG aTAAAGGGCCCACGCATTGGGCTTCTGGGCATTTCTTTAGGGGCTGATATTTGTCTCTCCATGGCCTCATTTTTGAAGAACATCTCAGCCACAGTTTCCATCAATGGATCTGGGTTCAGTGGACACAGAGTCGTATACTACAAGGACATCAACATTCCACCACTGGGCCATGACCTGAGGCGAGTGAAGGTAGCTTTCTCAGGCCTCCTAGACATTGTGGATATAAGGAATGATATTATAGGGGGATGTGAGAACCCCTGCATGATTCCAATAGAGAAGGCCCAGGGGCCCATCCTCTTCATTGTTGGTCAGGATGACCATAACTGGAGGAGTGAGCTTTATGCCCAGATAGCCTCTGAACGGTTACAGGCCCATGGAAAGGAAAAACCCCGGATCATCTCTTATCCTGGGACTGGGCACTACATTGAGCCTCCTTATTTCCCCATGTGCCCAGCTTCTTTGCACAAATTATTGGACAAACCCGTAATGTGGGGTGGGGAGCCCAGGGCCCATTCTAAGGCCCAGGTAGATGCATGGAAGCAAATTCTAACCTTCTTCACCAAACACCTTGGACCTTCCCCCAAATTGTAA